Proteins from a single region of Dictyostelium discoideum AX4 chromosome 5 chromosome, whole genome shotgun sequence:
- the ugt52 gene encoding FYVE-type zinc finger-containing protein (pleckstrin homology (PH) domain-containing protein), translating into MDEFTSDSLTTSRLLRQISHSDSLSSVGSSSNRSNSNYENKINNGIINDFDSTNANDGISNNSNNSNNNNNSSSILKIHQSPQSILSTEQQHQIQQYQQYHQQQIYESGYVPPHVYIFDPDYKSNNDEEDKEKRSLIELNKSTDLSNIKTTTTTTTTTTPPPLMIPENEEENKQLRQEILNELSKSESFTKIKEPGEIYGFCECSLLYNHLTCANLVITSNYLIFLPQQQVDSDYVLENYLYKKGDFFWKKYWFVLTPDSISWYKSSILKETHYPNGTILLSKIVTVDKLDPEETGKPFCLQIMTNTSIHLIQLDTEPQLEHWYHEINRMQKNLNVTIPIGDIVSITMESNAALFFDSLCLTLKKGENCLVTPSSSSNEVYSLLIKLWNRNRGVTVVEPEKQQRLLEFQKTFKLSQGVNLLIETPCVFYQDEEFSYEGVLYATTEGTLYFSSLDSVLIIPESDIYAITIDRKSDNRDALKVYTTDYDVLFFDSIDDIETFFNVISTSLARSNPKIFFSTVGQIPPIDEPKHDEKEHKSTYQTISSGIRSWKIPIPSLPNFSIPIPKSIPIPLFRSKSSSHLDPQNSQQQQQQQQQSSSLQLDDNNNNIVIPHTSNPTTIIPSTSSSSAIPPPPSSTSSTSSTTHEKTIIIQKNSSINSTFHDIFPLLPLDETVIMFQNCSLYYYSYDSNVEGIVYITKSYIAFNPSPLDKQQQQQQQQQQQQPNSSSITSTTYDRDLDTDSDTDSESDFDYPKQSQHDNSVVMVNNNQYKVKEVLMKKALIPIEDIVSVTKERFLLFFNQCVKIITLDHKWIFGSLNNINSFYNLILETWKQIPKTLLDSSSSSSSSSSSSLLSSSPNNNNSDLNINGNSEGSIFTPLESIKIKNKLGLPADEVLITWFNCTNFKGAQLKYGFLYISNNNICFRSKFGFQKRTIVIPLSQVIEIKKYSAFIPNGIKITTASHHEFQFASFIHRNRVYQILYETWLKANNKKSNSSNSLSSSPTITSPLAISPSIASPSITPPSSTPPSSTTPSSTTPTITSPTIHSTLPSTVVYNDIQEIIDGENNSNNNNNNNNTNNTNKSNSFIGNVEEDVDKIKRSIKSLPILKIHSAQQQQQQQPKTTTTTTSTTTTNLISPRLLTPLTITQSPGFSSLVNSPILPVKPLRITILTIGSRGDIQPFIALSLGLKEYGHNVTLATHELYRDLISKEFGLNYQPLGGDPRELMDLCVRNGIFTPKFIKEALSRFRSFIDDLLLTCWKAVQNSNTQVLIATPGCFAGPHIGEVLQIPFFNAFTMPFTRTRTYPNPFAPFASHQMGGVFNLATHVMMEKVLWQPISGQINQWRTETLKIPPWNSSVSINETYRMPYLYCFSKYLVPKPPDWSGEIAITGYWTLKNQANSDSPPDDLIQFLNEESSTENDDIPIYIGFGSIVIDNPTALSLLLIEAIKLSGKRAIISQGWGGLSIDEHNNNNNNNNNNNNGENSDSNKSSLQSNRIYLLKKPVDHSWLFEKVSLVISHGGAGTVAASLLAAKPTIVVPFFGDQFFWGERIKQTGIGTSIPFDILTAKSLSSHIISILNEPSVRAKVNKMSHLLKREDGVKTAIDFIHRYLPFSFIPPREIPFSSAPNSCMGCKQPFTLLHVMKARVHCHCCGKIFCESCTSHKCPIKKYRINTPVRVCDKCFNDLQSNPSSNSFILND; encoded by the exons ATGGACGAATTTACATCTGATAGTTTAACAACATCAAGATTATTAAGACAG ATTTCACATTCAGATAGTTTAAGCTCAgttggtagtagtagtaataggtcaaattcaaattatgaaaataaaattaataatggaataattaatgatttcGATTCAACCAATGCAAACGATGGTataagtaataatagtaataatagcaacaacaacaataatagtagtagcattttaaaaattcatcaatcaccacaatcaatattatcaacagaacaacaacatcaaattcaacaatatcaacaatatcatcaacaacaaatttatGAATCTGGTTATGTTCCACCTCATGTATATATTTTTGATCCAGATTATAAATCgaataatgatgaagaagataaagaaaaaagatcattaattgaattaaataaaagtacagatttatcaaatataaaaacaacaacaacaacaacaacaacaacaacaccaccaccattgaTGATACCAGAGAATGAAGAAGAGAATAAACAATTAAGACAAGAAATATTGaatgaattatcaaaatctGAATCTTTTACAAAGATAAAGGAACCTGGAGAAATTTATGGATTTTGTGAATGTTCATTATTGTATAACCATTTGACATGTGCCAATTTAGTGATTacatcaaattatttaatatttttaccaCAACAACAGGTTGATAGTGATTATGTTTTAGAGAATTATCTTTATAAGAAGGGTGATTTCTTTTGGAAGAAATATTGGTTCGTTTTAACACCAGATTCAATAAGTTGGTATAAAAGTTCAATTCTAAAGGAAACTCATTATCCAAATGGTACCATACTGTTATCGAAAATTGTCACCGTTGATAAATTGGATCCCGAAGAAACAGGCAAACCATTTTGTTTGCAAATTATGACCAATACttcaattcatttaattcaattagatACTGAACCACAATTGGAGCATTGGTATCATGAAATCAATAGAATGCAAAAGAATCTAAATGTCACAATACCCATTGGTGATATAGTTTCAATCACAATGGAGTCAAATGCAGCCCTATTCTTTGATTCGTTATGTTTGACACTGAAAAAGGGTGAGAATTGTTTAGTGACACCTTCATCCTCTTCCAATGAGGTCTATTCATTGTTAATTAAACTTTGGAATAGAAATAGGGGTGTGACAGTAGTTGAGCCAGAGAAACAACAGCGTCTATTGGAATttcaaaaaacttttaaattatctcAAGGTgttaatcttttaattgaaactCCATGTGTGTTTTATCAAGATGAGGAGTTCTCTTATGAAGGTGTTTTATATGCAACGACCGAGGGTACATTATATTTCTCCTCATTGGATAGTGTTTTAATTATACCTGAATCTGATATCTATGCAATTACAATCGATAGAAAATCCGATAACCGTGATGCTCTAAAAGTTTATACTACCGATTACGATGTTTTATTCTTTGATTCAATCGATGATATTGAAACTTTCTTTAATGTAATTTCAACAAGTTTAGCTCGTTCAAATCCAAAGATTTTCTTTTCAACCGTTGGTCAAATACCACCAATTGATGAACCAAAACATGATGAAAAAGAACATAAATCAACTTATCAAACAATTAGTAGTGGTATTAGATCTTGGAAAATACCAATACCATCTTTAccaaatttttcaattccaattccaaaatcaataccaataccattATTTAGATCAAAATCATCAAGTCATTTAGATCCTCAAaattcacaacaacaacaacaacaacaacaacaatcatcatcactacaattagatgataataataataatattgtaatACCACATACATCAAATCCAACAACTATAATACCttcaacttcatcatcatcagcaataccaccaccaccatcatcaacatcatcaacatcatcaacgaCACatgaaaaaacaataattattcaaaagAATTCAAGTATCAATTCAACATTTCATGATATTTTcccattattaccattagaTGAAACTGTAATTATGTTTCAAAATTGTtcattgtattattattcatatgaTTCAAATGTTGAAGGTATAGTTTATATAACAAAATCATATATAGCATTTAATCCATCACCTTTAGAtaagcaacaacaacaacaacaacaacaacaacaacaacaacccaATAGTTCATCAATAACATCAACAACGTATGATCGTGATTTAGATACAGATTCCGATACAGATTCTGAATCAGATTTTGATTATCCAAAACAGAGTCAACATGATAATTCAGTGGTAAtggttaataataatcaatataaGGTTAAAGaagttttaatgaaaaaagcCTTAATTCCAATTGAAGATATCGTTAGTGTTACAAAAGAAAGATTCTTATTATTCTTTAATCAATgtgttaaaattattacattGGATCATAAATGGATTTTTggttctttaaataatataaatagtttttataatttaattttagaaacTTGGAAACAAATTCCAAAAACTTTATTAGATTCTTCAtcctcatcttcatcatcatcgtcatcatcattattatcatcatcacccaataataataatagcgatttaaatattaatggtAATAGTGAGGGTAGTATATTTACACCTTTAGaaagtataaaaataaagaataaactTGGTTTACCAGCTGATGAAGTTTTAATAACTTGGTTTAATTgtacaaattttaaaggtgcTCAATTAAAGTATGGTTTCCTttatattagtaataataatatttgttttagaTCAAAATTTGGTTTCCAGAAAAGAACCATCGTCATACCATTATCACAggttattgaaattaaaaaatattcagCTTTTATTCCAAATGGTATTAAAATTACTACTGCAAGTCATCATGAATTTCAATTTGCATCTTTTATTCATAGAAATAGagtttatcaaattttatatGAAACTTGGTTAAAAGCtaataataagaaatcaAATTCCTCAAATTCACTTTCAAGTTCACCAACAATTACTTCACCATTAGCGATTTCACCATCTATTGCATCACCTTCAATTACACCACCTTCAAGTACACCACCTTCAAGTACAACACCTTCAAGTACAACACCAACCATTACATCACCAACCATTCATTCAACTTTACCATCAACTGTAGTATATAATGATATTCAAGAAATTATTGATggtgaaaataattcaaataataataataataataataatacaaataatacaaataaaagtaatagtTTCATTGGAAATGTTGAAGAAGATgtagataaaattaaaaggtctataaaatcattaccaattttaaaaattcatagtgctcaacaacaacaacaacaacaaccaaaaacaacgacaacaacaacatcaacgactacaacaaatttaatatcaccaaGATTATTAACACCATTAACAATAACTCAATCACCAGGATTTTCAAGTTTAGTTAATTCACCAATTTTACCAGTTAAACCTTTAagaataacaatattaacaATTGGATCAAGAGGTGATATTCAACCATTTATTGCATTATCATTAGGATTGAAAGAGTATGGTCATAATGTAACATTGGCAACTCATGAATTGTATAGAGATTTAATTAGTAAAGAGTTTGGattaaattatcaaccaTTGGGTGGTGATCCAAGGGAATTAATGGATCTTTGTGTTAGAAATGGTATTTTCACACCAAAATTCATTAAAGAGGCCCTAAGTAGATTTAGATCATTCATTGATGACCTTTTATTAACATGTTGGAAAGCCGTTCAAAATAGTAATACTCAAGTATTGATTGCAACACCTGGTTGTTTTGCTGGTCCACATATTGGTGAAGTATTACAAATTCCATTCTTTAATGCATTCACTATGCCATTCACTAGGACTAGAACCTATCCAAATCCATTCGCACCATTTGCATCCCATCAAATGGGTGGAGTTTTCAATTTGGCAACTCATGTAATGATGGAGAAAGTTTTATGGCAACCTATTAGTGGTCAAATCAATCAATGGCGTACCGAAACTTTGAAAATACCACCTTGGAATTCTTCTGTATCAATCAATGAAACCTATAGAATGCCTTATCTCTATTGTTTTAGCAAATATTTAGTACCAAAACCACCAGATTGGTCCGGTGAAATTGCAATCACTGGTTATTGGACTTTGAAAAATCAAGCCAATTCTGATTCTCCACCTgatgatttaattcaattccTCAATGAGGAATCTTCAactgaaaatgatgatattcCAATCTATATTGGTTTCGGttcaattgtaattgataatCCAACtgctttatctttattattaattgaagcaattaaattatctggTAAAAGAGCAATCATTTCACAAGGTTGGGGTGGTTTAAGTATTGATgaacataataataacaacaataataataacaataataataatggagaAAATTcagattcaaataaatcatcattacaatcaaatagaatttatttattaaagaaacCAGTTGATCATAGTTGGTTATTTGAAAAAGTATCATTAGTAATTAGTCATGGTGGTGCTGGTACAGTTGCTGCAAGTTTACTTGCTGCCAAACCAACTATAGTGGTACCATTTTTTGGTGATCAATTCTTTTGGGGTGAACGAATTAAACAAACTGGTATTGGTACATCGATACCATTCGATATATTAACTGCTAAATCTTTGTCATCTCATATCATTTCAATATTGAACGAACCATCAGTTAGAGCAAAAGTTAACAAAATGTCACATCTCTTAAAGAGAGAGGATGGTGTAAAAACTGCAATTGATTTCATTCATCGTTATTTACCATTCAGTTTTATACCACCAAGAGAGATTCCATTTTCTTCAGCTCCAAATAGTTGTATGGGTTGTAAACAACCATTCACACTATTACATGTAATGAAAGCACGTGTCCATTGTCATTGTTGTGGTAAAATATTTTGTGAATCTTGCACATCACATAAAtgtccaattaaaaaatatagaatTAATACTCCAGTTAGAGTTTGCgataaatgttttaatgatCTTCAATCAAATCCAAGTtcaaatagttttattttaaatgattaa
- a CDS encoding hypothetical protein (ARIADNE-like protein ARI2), whose protein sequence is MFLKIKKILKTSNNENSIDNDNSSSSNIKKKKSDKKNKNSNNSNINDITTSPIITNNKRSDSDFNEQALINKSRSSSDIESSDAIVENEDIIQPVLTTTTTTSSSSSSSTASPITNEKSSNSPQLNRNKSFLGSVVLNIKKKSSSKSNDNNSNNNNNNKSQQAINRKSYQKDDNNNNNSSSNEGSPQSQISNEEIQSNDSIDNEELNNENCDSDEEEQQDNSSYDDDDDEDGEYDEDNSDDDDAYVSFKDLDETNTKPVKSFNCLSPNQLVEQQEKEIKDIAELLSIPTSSANTLLKHFNWKREELILKYFESPKEICKELGIEYNPISNNNNNNFINNNNIQQWSPSSSPQLFSCANNNINSTTTTTTTTTSTTTTTTTTTPTISCSICGEEDESLTEFTWAKCKHSFCNDCWANYLTLKINEGEATIRCPFYKCKAVVDDQIIKRLIAPFVYEKYQIFSTKKFIQQNKQLRYCPTPGCDNAITLVSDGEISSILNSVGGGGVSGGDLDDQDPNCIFNKNTGNNNISVQCSCGFKFCFKCHRGSHAPASCEQMSMWEQKCSDESETSHWKIANCKQCPKCTVSVEKNGGCMHVVCSQCKYEWCWMCTHNWKGHNDFYVCNRFEKEKEKERKLNNKLKSSSGSTGSSSNNNNSGSGSGVGDDDNSSSSHPSKFKLLLFNSNKSKIKKSRESIEEEQKRTNRLELERYLYYYEKYINHGNIQKLEKAIKEEAQIKMQELEKANSTRAEVKYIEKGVDQLLDCRNILKYTYIYAFFSFADQNNQRVVTAKELFEFLQDDLEKTMEKLTEQMEDVMKSHVNLDTWHRLDVMNQITLLKTKTDGLLNAVLKDSLFEL, encoded by the coding sequence atgtttttgaaaatcaaaaaaattttaaaaacaagtaataatgaaaactctatagataatgataatagtagtagtagtaacattaaaaagaaaaagagtgataaaaaaaataaaaatagtaataatagtaatattaatgacATTACAACTTCACCTAtcataacaaataataaaagatcaGACAGTGATTTTAATGAACAAGCtcttattaataaatcacgTTCGTCTTCAGATATCGAATCATCTGATGCTATAGTAGAAAATGAAGATATTATTCAACCAGTTttaacaacaactacaacaacctcatcatcatcatcatcatcaacagcATCACCAAtaacaaatgaaaaatctTCAAATAGCCCACaattaaatagaaataaatctTTCTTAGGTTCTgtagttttaaatattaaaaagaagAGTTCATCAAAATCTAAtgataacaatagtaataataataataataataaatcacaaCAAGCAATTAATAGAAAAAGTTATCaaaaagatgataataataataataatagtagtagtaatgaaGGATCACCACAATCACAAATTAGTAATGAAGAGATACAATCcaatgattcaattgataatgaagaattaaataatgaaaattgtgATTCTGATGAAGAGGAGCAGCAAGACAATAGTTCATacgacgatgatgatgatgaagatggagaatatgatgaagataattcagatgatgatgatgcatATGTTTCATTTAAAGATTTGGATGAAACTAATACAAAACCagttaaaagttttaattgtttatcaCCAAATCAATTAGTGgaacaacaagaaaaagaaattaaagatattgcTGAACTATTATCAATACCAACTTCTTCTGCAAATacattattaaaacatttcAATTGGAAGAGAGaggaattaattttaaaatattttgaatcaCCAAAAGAAATTTGTAAAGAATTAGGTATTGAATATAATccaatatcaaataataataataataattttattaataataataatattcaacaatggtcaccatcatcatctccacaattattttcatgtgctaataataatataaattcaacaactactacaactacaactactacttcaacaacaacaacaacaacaacaactacaccaACAATTTCATGTTCAATTTGTGGTGAAGAGGATGAAAGTTTAACAGAATTTACATGGGCAAAATGTAAACATTCATTTTGTAATGATTGTTGGGCAAATTATTTAACattaaaaatcaatgaaGGTGAAGCAACTATTAGATGTCCATTCTATAAATGTAAAGCAGTAGTTGATGATCAAATTATAAAGAGATTGATAGCACCATTTGTTTATGAAAAGTATCAAATTTTCTCAACAAAGAAATTCATTCAACAAAATAAACAACTTCGTTATTGTCCAACACCAGGTTGTGACAATGCAATTACATTGGTTAGTGATGGTGAGATTAGTAGTATTTTAAAtagtgttggtggtggtggtgtgaGTGGTGGTGATCTTGATGATCAAGATCcaaattgtatttttaataaaaacactggtaataataacattagtGTTCAATGTTCATGTGGTTTCAAATTTTGTTTCAAATGTCATCGTGGTAGTCATGCACCTGCATCATGTGAACAAATGTCAATGTGGGAACAGAAATGCTCGGATGAGAGTGAAACTAGTCATTGGAAAATTGCAAATTGTAAACAGTGTCCAAAATGTACAGTCTCTGTTGAAAAGAATGGTGGTTGTATGCATGTAGTTTGTAGTCAATGTAAATATGAATGGTGTTGGATGTGTACTCACAATTGGAAAGGTCATAATGATTTCTATGTTTGTAATcgttttgaaaaagaaaaagaaaaagaaagaaaattaaataataaattaaaaagtagtagtggtagtactggtagtagtagtaataataataatagtggtagtggtagtggtgttggtgatgatgataatagtagtagtagtcaccctagtaaatttaaattattattatttaatagtaataaatcaaaaataaaaaaatcaagagaatcaattgaagaagaacaaaaaagaacaaaTAGATTAGAATTGGAGagatatttatattattatgaaaAGTATATAAATCATGgtaatattcaaaaattgGAGAAAGCAATTAAAGAAGAGGCACAAATTAAAATGCAAGAATTGGAGAAAGCAAATTCAACTCGGGCTGAAGTAAAATACATTGAAAAGGGTGTTGATCAATTATTAGATTGTAGAAATATTTTAAAGTATACCTATATCTAtgctttcttttcttttgctgatcaaaataatcaacgTGTTGTCACTGCCAAAGAATTATTCGAATTCCTTCAAgatgatttagaaaaaaCAATGGAAAAATTAACTGAACAAATGGAAGATGTTATGAAATCTCATGTAAATCTTGATACTTGGCATCGTTTAGATGTAATGAATCAAATTACacttttaaaaactaaaactgatggtttattaaatgctgtattaaaagattcattatttgaattataa